Within Telopea speciosissima isolate NSW1024214 ecotype Mountain lineage chromosome 8, Tspe_v1, whole genome shotgun sequence, the genomic segment AAAGATATTTATAAAGAGATTAGTTACTTAAGATTTAAATTACACAAAATATCAATTCCAGAAGAATTGATGACGATGCCAGGTTTCTTAGCTGGTTAAAGTCATAGCACCATTTACAGAACGTTGGGTTGAATTCCATCTCCATATACTGACTTGTGAACTTATCACCAACCACAAGTCCCATCCCACCCCCCCTCCACACACAcaccaaaatataaaaatatgttAAATAGTAAATTTAGGGAAGGCTTTAGCATGATGTGCAGCACATTTACCACGTGGTAGCTTAGGAGGCACCCAGAAAACACAAGTAGGTAGTCCCCACCTCTGATTCATTTATCAAATTCAGTCCAAATGATTGTGCCAAATGGCAAGGTAAATTCATCTTCTTTCTTGCATATTTCAATCTAAAATTCAAAGTCATATGGGCCATATGATTGACATGGGATCGACGGTTCAATATGAGATCACTAAAGAGGGGGAACCCTATCCATCTGAAGGTCTTGATtggccacatcatcactcaatGTGGCTCAGATTGAGCCAGCCATCTCCTGCTAAGCTTATAAagattttgttccttttttgtgGAAAAATTACACTGAGAAATCAATCAACAGAATCAAAAGCAAATTTTAGTTTAAAGATTGAATAATCAGTGTAGACAAACATGACCTATTTAGTTAATTATATAACATATAGACCCATGgaaaatttattaattaaacaaaacaaTAACAAAGTGATGAGTTAATCAGAAACAttacaaaattttgagagtacCTCAAGCAGGTCATTAAGAGCAGCACGGAGTTCATTCCTAACCGTATGAAAGTTGTCAATATTTTCGCTGGTTGCCATAAGGGATTCCTGTACTTGTTTTGATATGTACGGACCAAAATCAGGTTTAACTGAACTGATCCATTCTTCATGGTTAGTTTTGAACTCATACCTACACATCAACATGATAATTGCATTATAGAGAAATCaatattttttcctctttttttttttttggagggggggtgggggggaagaAAATGCTATCTTTTACATTGCAAGACATCACAAACAGTATCGCAGTTCTGTTCAGGATACATACCTCAGAAGCATACTCCAGGCTCTTGAAATGGCAACTAATGATGGTATATTAGACTCTAGTTGATCATTGCCTTCACCCATAAATTGCTTCAAACTTGGAACTTTATCCTTAATGTAATCACCAAGGTTTGTATGCCTAATAATTTGAcctaaaatagaaagaggatGAAGTAAACCACTTAATTAAAATCCCATTGAAAAGAATGCAGGCAGAACCATTGTCAAGGACTGCATGCCACACGATCAAGAATTTACCTCCAAACAACTTTTCAATAGACTTAAGAAGAACCTGGGTCACACGATCACTGGGAATGCTCAGAAGTCGGAAACAATCATCTGCAACAATAACGTGACTTGGTTGTACCATCTCCACATTAGGCAATTGCTGTAGAACACGCCCTACTTGATTCAAGATCACAGGATCCCTTGCAAACCATCCTAGATGACGAATGTGTCAACAAATAGAATTGCAGGAAAAAGGTCCCAAGATAACTAATAAACCACTAAACTACAACACACTCTCTCTGCTACAAGCAGACTTCATCCAAGTTTAACATCAAACTGCAAGTATAGTACGATTAGTGAAACAAGCCAAATATTTTTCCTACCTTGTTTAAAGGGTATATATTCATTACACAGCACCATAGAGAGCACTCCTCTATATGCTCCACTCTTTTTGAGTCACATGGAGCGTCTCCTTTGGGCAGGCCCAATGTTGAATTAGGCATATGTCAAGTTTCGGCCCCCATCTGCACTCTATGACCTATCATGATAGGACATCTACTCTTGTATTCTCAGTGGTAGACTTAAGTTGCCCAAAGTTGAATTTTCAACCAATTTTTTATGCTTCACATCTCCACATGGGAAAAAGGATTTCATTGAAACTTGCCAGACTGATTGATGACGAACTGGACAACACATCTATAAATTTGATCCCAAAAATAGCTGCAACATGGTAGATATTAGGCCCGTCGAGAGAAGCTTCTCTGGACGGGCAATACAGTAAAACCATGCCTTAATATGAGGGATCAGTCAGGCTATTAaccatgaaaaaagaaaaagcatttTAGCTTCTTGGGTGTGCCattggtttttcttttgtatcCCAAACATTAACTCTATAGCCAAGACAGCAAACTCGATCTCTCAGAACGTGCATCCCAGCAGTTCCATTTTGGCTCTCAAACTGCTTGGAACTTGACTTATGAAATGTCGCTATTTAGTTCTACTCTATACATCTAATAATAACAGAAAAGATTCTGCAAATAGCATACTGACATACTATGAGGGGAGGGCAATTTACAACCAGACACCAGTGTCAAAGTTGCAACTCATAGGTGTCTCAGTTGCACATTGTACTTTCGCACGTAAGTTGTAtaacctcttcttcttctttgataaaTTTAAGTTATATAATTTTTGGTGGTATGGTATCACTGGGTACAGAACTTTGTGAATGAATATAAGCAGAAGTATGTTTTCCGTGACATAAAAATCTAGTAGAATGCATAGTACTCAAAGATCAATCAAAACTTTTTAGCATTGAGCCTGGAAATTTTTTGTCATGGAATGATGAATACAGGATTTGAATAACTGAACAAAACTAGTTGGGTCAAGGCTTGGTTGAGTTGTGGTGAGAATTTAAGTCCAGAACAGGTGGGGAACCTCATGCCTCATGGCCTCAAAGTTACatagtaaatattgttaaaTAACATAAGGATTAGACAAAGCTAAGCCATGCTTCAAAATACTGTGAAGGattttctttaaaataaaaaatatagaataTGCGTACTAGCAACTTACCAACTGTATCAAAGCTCTGTGCCAGAGGAATAACACCACTAGTAGGAACAATTGCATGTGAAGGCCGAAACCCATAAATTCCACAGAATGCTGCAGGGGCTCTTACACTTCCCCCAGTGTCAGTTCCTGCTAGGAAAATGCCAATAGCCAACAGAAGTGTTTGCATGAGTCCCTTCACAACACCTAATAATGAAAatgtcagaaaaaaaaaaagaaaaaagacaccGATATCTGAGAGGGAGTGAAAAGTCTCACACCTAAGGAGAAATCTACAAGCTTCGCTGCCACTACTACAGCAGATCCACTTGAAGATCCTCCAGGTATCCGATCTGGTGCACATGGATTAACGGGTGTTCCATAGTATGTGTTTTCTCCAAATAGACTGCCATCAAATACTTAGGAACGTCATAAAAAGGTATGAAATATTTGACATAAAAACTCAAACAGCTCTAAATTACACCATTAAGGTATCCCCAACATAACATTAAGTACAGTTCCTAGTCATATGATAGCTGAAAATCATAGTGAAGGATGCTGACAATTTATTTACTGTAAAGAACCAAACAGCCAAATCAACTTGTAAAACAACAAATTAGCATATTTTGGGGGCAAGGATCCATTCATTATGACTGCTAATAGCGTCAGCATGACTTGGGTGTAGTCCATTGAAATAGACAGTAGAACATGCATATCATAAATGAAATAAGTGACGAGTCAAGTACTTGTAATCTATATTACAGATCGTACAGCATAATtatgaaacccaaaaataaaaataaaaaaatgaatagCTTAAAGTCATGCTCATATAAGTTGTTTCTGACAGATGCACTGGGGGTAATTGGAGGATATGGCAAGTTGATACCTTATCCATGATAAGACAAACTAAGGGTGGAAGTGGAACCATATGAACCAAAAATTCATCTCAGGAAgtgtaagaaaataaaatggaacATCAAATTCTCTTTTCCAGAGATTCTTAAACCAACCTGAAGGCCATTTCAGCCATGACAGTTTTTCCAATAGATGTGGCACCAGCATTCAAGATAGCTAAAACAGCGGGAGCCGTTGAAACAGCAGGCAAGTGGGTCCTGGCCCAATCCGGATTACCATTTCCAGTCACGTATCCTTCAACATCAAATCTGTTTCCATTAACCCAAAATTTCAGAAGCAGTTCACAAATTGAAAATATAACAAACAACAAGGAAGAAAAGTAACAGAAAAAGTTCTTAAAATTGGAGAACAAAAACGAAATTAatcaaaaagaagtaaaagcaGGGAGAGAAGAGTGACATGTCTTTGAAGGCGAAAGTGAGGTCTTTCAGTGGGAGTTGTTGAGTAGTAGCAGTCGATGGAGGACATAGTACGAATTTCTCCGTGAAAGCTCCGAAGTCCGACTCTACCGCCGCCATCTCAAGTACGCAATTCAAAACTCTGTCAAGACGAATTGGGCTTACAGACTACAGAATTCAGATACTTTGGTGGAGCCTTTCTTCATTTGGGCCACTGGTTCTCTCAGTTTTTATCACTGTTTTCCGGAGTGAAGATGCGAAAGAATTGGAGAGAAACGCGCCAAGTACCAACTACCATCTGGATATTGGATCATGCCATCGTGgaaaatcgaaaccaaaaagACTATTTTGACCTCATGCTCGCGTGACGGACGAGAGGATGGGAACTCCGACCCATGATCCATCCTGTGTCCGGCCCGGAAGAAAACACAAGCCATGAGAGGATGAAGATGTCATCCTTCTCCTTCACTACTTGGCTTATATGCTAACCTCATGACTCATGTGTCATGGCTCATGACTCATGACTCATGACTGATGATCCATGCATCTGACATgcttttttcttcaatcctaatccaatttaattgaataaaataaaataaaaaatctcccATTTGTTTGTATGCATGTCCTTAATTAGGCCCGAGTTTTTATGTACGGCCATGTACATATACAGTCGTGTCTTTCAACCATGGAATCAAAAATAGATATTTAGGCCCGAGTTTTTATGTACGGCTATGTACATATACAGTCGTGTCTTTCAACCGTTGAATGCAGGGTAAGGATAGAAATTTAATAACACACCCCTTCGCTCCCCCATCCAACAGTTGAAGGCATGACCGTGTACCTACACGACCATACATAACCATGTTTTACTCTCCATACCAACAAAACACAATAATTCTAACATCTGATATTATACATAGAAACAGTTCATCAGCCCACAAGTGATCCCAAGAAGATTTGCTCTTGTCATAAAATAGTTACTACTAGTTAATTAATGggactgtctaaatgacacttctataggtgtatttagaacttgtaaCTGATTGACGcttatcttattctcaaaacTCTTCAAATCAGGGgtaaaaaagattttaaaaataatttaaaagtgatTTATCATCATATCATTATTAAAAGTTATCATTGTCTTTACACATTTTTCAAGTACaaatgaaatgacaagatttaccctcattgaagaaaaaaagttaaaaaaaaaaggcgtacacaatgcatgaggctcctacCACGACGGGgcttggggagggtcataatgtacacagccttacccctgctttcgcagagaggctgtttccagacttgaacctgtgactCCTCGGTACATCGGTGGTGTTTCATCAAACCTTTGACTACGGATGTCAAACTATACCCAGGTTAATTCCCATGCAAGGTGTGTTTACACAGATCAAAATGTTTGAGACCTGAAGAGTAGGCAGAAATACATTTGGGGAGATTTTGGGTACAATTGCTTCAACCAGAGGCCCTCTGCACAGGTAAACTTTTGCAATGCATAATGCACAGACTCTTCATTCACCATCACCCAAATCCTCATTAAaaaagatctagggttttgttCATGTACATCAATTCCCTCACTAGTTACATCAATAGTATCAAGACCCAAAGACAGAAAGTAACCTTTTCGTAAGCTTCAATAGTTAGACCTGCAACGAGGAACAGTTCTGCCTCATTTACAAAGGGTCCTGTTCAGGTGTACATTTAATTCATTTCTGCAATATAAtgtaggaaaagtattaattccTGGCTTGCCCATACAAATAATTTGGTCACCATAAACCATATTTGTGATTCTTACATGGACCTTTGCAGGTGTTCACAATAGTAATATTTTgcatatttcaaaataaaatggtACATTGGATGgttaaataataaaaaccatCAGAAAGCTGCTTAAATCAAATTTATGTTTAGAACAAATTCCCATAAAATATTGAAACTTAATGTTTCATGAAAGATTCAACTGCGCCAAGTATGTGATGCACAAGAATCTCCAAATCCTCCACCTATAAAAGCAATTGAATAGAGTTAGCCATTTCCAACTGCATTACAGTAAACAGCCTAAAAAGGGAGTCTCTAGTTTTGATGTTGAAATAGGgtgcttacccgattggggtaagcagtcctagttggattaggattagtcctactagtcctagctgattaggattagtcctagtcatgttaggagtagtactagtcagattaagttcttttcttttcttttctttttattgttttaccctcagccgagtcctattctggcattcctagttgtattaggaattcctagtaggactaggactgaggtgttattattcctatttgtactttgatcagaTTTATTTTAAgtcaatataaataaaggggcttgggtgatcgattcaatcactcaagcattcgaTTCTAAGGGT encodes:
- the LOC122672530 gene encoding amidase 1-like — translated: MAAVESDFGAFTEKFVLCPPSTATTQQLPLKDLTFAFKDIFDVEGYVTGNGNPDWARTHLPAVSTAPAVLAILNAGATSIGKTVMAEMAFSLFGENTYYGTPVNPCAPDRIPGGSSSGSAVVVAAKLVDFSLGTDTGGSVRAPAAFCGIYGFRPSHAIVPTSGVIPLAQSFDTVGWFARDPVILNQVGRVLQQLPNVEMVQPSHVIVADDCFRLLSIPSDRVTQVLLKSIEKLFGGQIIRHTNLGDYIKDKVPSLKQFMGEGNDQLESNIPSLVAISRAWSMLLRYEFKTNHEEWISSVKPDFGPYISKQVQESLMATSENIDNFHTVRNELRAALNDLLEEFGILAMPTVHGPPLKLQTEDVTVENFSARAFSLLSIASVSGFCQVNIPLGMYDNLPVAVSLLAKHGADGFLLNLVENLDGSLKEQIEIAQRMSF